A DNA window from Pseudorasbora parva isolate DD20220531a chromosome 19, ASM2467924v1, whole genome shotgun sequence contains the following coding sequences:
- the LOC137048243 gene encoding XK-related protein 8-like — protein sequence MEKSHFFRYLLGYLFTLLGLLLYLLDIALDIKNAVSFYQDGDYMYMAVMIFLLLGSSVLLQVFSWLWYSDSLDKIKTKVEKFANSHTLLTPLHFLQLGVHLRYAGVIEMSTTRFYHHAKSFTEGEADLNLDFQMLRLFEAFSESAPQLTLMMCVILRRRELELITGLKILLSAAAIASTVALYHRSMRAFQENHKMSSTSTIIYFLWNLLLIIPRVTALALFCSVLTYYIIAHFLSLWMLLVLGVWSQKTDHMESPGCEWLYRATVGLIWYFSWFSVSTASVKLKAYLYYGVMGLDTMMLLGFWCWKEYEGRLSSLKPYIVIPTLLGLYIVGILFRIIYYRWFHPNCDEQKIPKPNEQQNTKHPAGLYIVETDSLGSSEDAAAPAQPVTGVLKRGRNMAANFYY from the exons ATGGAGAAGAGCCATTTTTTTCGCTATTTATTGGGATATCTGTTTACTTTGTTGGGATTGCTACTTTATCTGCTAGATATAGCGCTAGACATTAAGAATGCTGTGTCATTTTATCAAGATGGTGACTATATGTATATGGCGGTGATGATCTTTCTCCTGCTAGGCTCTTCAGTATTGTTGCAGGTGTTCAGTTGGCTCTGGTATTCTGATTCCCTGGACAAGATTAAGACTAAGGTGGAGAAATTTGCAAACAGTCATACACTGCTCACACCACTCCACTTCCTTCAGCTCGGAGTCCACCTCAG ATATGCTGGGGTGATAGAGATGTCCACAACGCGTTTTTATCATCATGCTAAAAGTTTCACAGAGGGTGAGGCTGACCTGAACCTTGACTTTCAGATGCTTCGTCTATTTGAGGCATTTTCTGAAAGTGCCCCACAACTCACACTTATGATGTGTGTAATCTTACGGAGAAGAGAGCTGGAGCTTATTACAG GTTTAAAAATCCTCCTATCAGCTGCTGCAATAGCCAGTACTGTTGCCTTGTACCACCGCAGTATGCGTGCCTTTCAAGAAAACCACAAGATGAGCAGTACCTCCACTATCATCTACTTCCTGTGGAACTTGTTGCTGATTATTCCCCGTGTGACTGCTCTGGCACTCTTTTGCAGTGTATTAACATACTACATCATAGCTCACTTCCTCTCTTTGTGGATGCTGCTGGTTTTAGGGGTCTGGAGCCAGAAAACCGATCACATGGAAAGTCCTGGTTGTGAATGGCTGTACAGAGCTACTGTTGGACTCATATGGTACTTCAGCTGGTTTAGCGTATCAACAGCAAGCGTAAAATTAAAGGCTTATCTCTATTATGGTGTCATGGGGTTGGACACAATGATGCTGCTGGGCTTCTGGTGCTGGAAGGAGTATGAAGGCCGTTTGAGCTCCTTAAAGCCTTACATAGTGATCCCAACACTACTAGGTTTGTACATTGTTGGAATTCTATTCAGAATTATATACTACAGATGGTTTCATCCTAACTGTGATGAACAGAAAATACCTAAACCCAATGAACAACAGAACACAAAACACCCTGCAGGACTTTACATCGTTGAGACAGACTCTCTGGGATCTTCTGAAGATGCTGCAGCTCCTGCTCAACCTGTCACTGGAGTTCTGAAGAGGGGGAGGAACATGGCTGCTAATTTCTACTACTAG